The Candidatus Hydrogenedentota bacterium DNA segment TCTGCCTGTTTGTCTGCATTTCCATGATCGTCTTGGCCGTTGGCGCCCACGCTGTAGAGGACGAAGCCGTTTCCCTCCGTACGATAGATGAACGGCCGGCCCGAGAACGGGTCCAAAGGCACGACGGCGAGATGGGCGGGAACCAGTGCTTCCGGATTCGCGGGATAGGCCCCTTGCGCGTGTTTGAACTGCCGGAGAGCACAGGCAATACGAAGCGCGAGGCAGTGGGCGTCCGTTGCTGCCTGATGTTCACTCGAACGCATCAAATTGGGCATGATATAAGCGGTCAAAGGCGTGCGCCAATCCAGTTCAGAATTTTCCTGCCAAATTTGCGTGAACATGGGCTTTGCCTCGTAATAGGGCCGCTGGCACGCCGCTATGATGCGGGTTTGAAGTTCGAGTCCCCGGAGTTCGTCCATATTGCGCCAGAATCGTAAAGCGGGACTCCCGTACAATCCGAGTGCAAGGCGCGTCGCTGTGCTTGTCTGTTGTGCTAAATTGCCGCGGAGATCTTGGAATCCGTCAATCAGGAAAAGTCGTTCGGACTCGTAAGCGCGCGCCAGTTCGCCGGGTCTGACCGACCGATCGAGGACTTGGGCGAAAGCCGCAAGGGCGGCGTCGGAGAAATCCGCCTCGTTGGCCAGAGACACGGCCAGATTCGTTCCGATATTCCTGATGGCAACGGTAATCATTTGGTTGATGAGATTAGGCCACATACCCGCCAAGTGGTTGGCGCCGTCCAGTATGCGGCCGGCCATGTCCAGCGCCTCGTCCGGTTTGCCATCCTTCAGGAGCCGAAGGGCCTCGAGCGAAAGCAAATTAGCCGCGCCGCGCTGCGCTAGCAGATTGGGCAGCTTGATGGCGGCAATTGGGACGGGTTGCGGCGCCGCGGCATCCAGCGCGGCGCCCGGGCTGTCCGAAGGCAGCCGGCTAATTTCAACGATCTTGGCGAGCAGGTCGCGATTCTTCTCAAGCGCCTCGCGCACTTTCGCTTCGACTTCCGGCGACCATCGGGCCTGCACGTCCGCAATTGCCGTGGCGCAGTGTTGGCCAAAGATCATCGGAAGCGATTTGTCTTCCGGCAGCTGGTAAAAATCGTCCGGATCGAGCGACATGATGAAATCCACCACCGGACGACGACCCCTGGAATCGCGGTCGGCCAGGGCAAAAAGCGCTTCGCGGCTTGTGACGGCTCCCGAAGCCTTCAATCGCTCCAGTTCCGCGTTGAGCGCCTTGCCGGTTGTGCGGTCCAGCACGAACCACACGATCGCCAATGCGGCGAACAAGATGCCCAATCCGATCAAGAACCCTTTCCGCGGCCAAATTTTATTCGTGTTGGCCGTGGCGCCCTCTTCTTGAGCCTGCTGCATGCCACCCTTCCTTTCATGTTTTAGCCACCTTGGCCGGTTTTGTGAAAAACAGGTACTACTGTACCGCCTGGACAAAGGAACGGAAGACAGGCTGTCTCTCCTGCTCCGTGTCCTTTGTCCACCGGTTCTGTAAGAGGCTGTAATTCCAAATGGCGACGAATTACCGCCGGCAGGATGGCCTCCTGTGCCTCCAAAAAGCAAATGCCGCCATGCAAGCAAACGCGATGGCCCAGAAAACGATGCTGAACATGCCCGCGACAGGCAATGAGGCGGGTTCCACAATCAATTCCACGACGTATTCCGCCGGCGCCTTGGAACCATCGTCATACACGCAGCGATACGTGCCGGAATCGGATATCTTCACGTTGGCCAGGCACAACTGCCGATATGTCTCGTTCAACAACGGCGATTCGTTGAAATACCATTGGAACGAATGCCCTGTTTCGCCTGGCACGCAAAGGCAAAGGTTGTCGCCGACCATGTGCACACCGCCCGGCGAACAACCGGCGGGCAATGTGTCGGTGCGCACATCGCATTGGGGCGAAGAGGAAAGAATCTGGCCGCGGATTGCGCCTCCGGGATGGGCGGTGTCGTGAATGTTGGCATAAAGATTTCCCGCCAACAGATCGGCCACATCCGGCGCGGTCAGGGTGAATACTTGATGGATAGGATGGGCCGCGTTCGTAAAGCCAAAGACGACCGGTCCGGCAACGCCGACGGCGGCCCGGTGGATATGCGCCGAACTGGGTGAGGATACCCCGTGCAGAATATCAATCGTGAGGGTCGTCCGATCCGCGCTGAGCACCGCCGTGCCGCATCCGGTTGCGCGGGAACCGCTCGGCGGGACTTCCTGGCCTTCGTTGAGCGGGAAGAGGAACGTTATTTCCTCGCCCTCGCCCTCGCCCTCGCCTTCACCTTCACCCTCGCCTTCACCCTCGCCTTCGCCAACTGGTTCAGTCACACAAACACCTCCGCCTTGCTGGATTCGGATGGTCGCGGTCGTCGAACCGGACATACCGGCGAGGGGACCGCCGGGCGCGCCGACGAAGTCAATGCGATACTCGATATCGAAAAAGCTGTCTACCGCCCAGTTGCCATCCGGCAGACGGGTCAGCGTGGTGTGGCCGGGGCTGGGCAGGCCGAAATTGTTGCCGGCCGTCACGCGCAACAGATCGAAGTCCGGATCGCCGGGCGGAAGTTGTCCCTGCATGGCAAACATCGTGGTGTCGAAGGACTGGACGGGATTGCCGGGGGTTCTCGGCCCTGTGTGGACCTCGAAGACATGCGGAATCACAATCGTGCGCTTGTAGGTTTCCAGGGTTCCCGTGCCGCTCCAGTCGAGTTGCAGGGACGCGCTGAACGTTTCCCGTTCGCCGCCCATGCTACCGCCGAGTTCTGTGAAAATATCGAAGAAACTGTCCATGGTGGCTTGGGCGTTCAATTGGGTTCCATCGGGCAGCCCATCCTCGATCTTCATCGAGCCGCCTACGCCATAGGCGGGACAGGTCGCCGGGAGCGTTCCCGAACCGTTGAGATCGTCGGGCGTGGCGCATGCGGGGGGCGAAACGGGCGCGGGCGTGCCTTGGTGCATGCGGATTGTGGCGGTTGTCGAGCCGGATTTGCCCGCAAGCAGACCGTCCGGCGCGCCCACGAAATCTATCCGGTAAGTGATGTCGAAGAAACTGTCCACCGTCCAGGTCCCGGATGGCTGCCTGGTCAGTGTCGTGTGGCCGGGGCTGGGCATGCCGAATCCCGTGCCGGCGGTAACGCGCAGCAGGTCGAAATCCGGATCGCCCGTAATCTGGCCCTGCAGCCGGAAGAGATCGGTCGTGAGTTCTTCGTTTGAAACGCCTGGCGTGCGCGGCGACGTGTGGACCTCGAGGATGTGCGGGAGAACCAGCGTCCGCGAGAACGTGGCAAGGGATCCGGTACCGGTCATATCGAGCCGAAGCGAGGCTCTGAAGATTTCACGTTCTCCGTCCAGGCTGCCGCCGAGTTCGGTGAAGATATCGAAGAAACTGTCCAGCCGTGCCGAGGAACACAATTCCGTGCCATCCGGCAAACCTTCCGTGATATTCATGGTCGCGCCGTTTTCGGGCGTGTAGGGACAATCCGCCGGAAGGCTAGCGGTTCCGGTGGCGCCTGTTGACGCAGTGCATGTGTCGCCGACATAGATAGGAACGCCCTGCCGGATGCGGATGGTACCTGTGGTCGAACCGGAATGGCCGGCCAGCGGGCCGCCGGGCGCGCCGACGAAATCTATGCGATAGGTAATATCGAAGAAACTGTCCACGGCCCAACGGCCCGACTCTGTGCGGCTGATCGTGGTGTGGCCTGGGCTGGGCAGGCCGAAATCGGTTCCCGCGGTGATCCGCAACAGGTCGAAGTCCGGGTCGCCGGTAATCTGGCCCTGAAGCCGGAACATGTCCGTATCGAAGGTCTGGACCGGATCGCAGGCCGTGCGCGGCGCAAGGTGCACCTCGAAAACATGCGGCAGCACGAATGTGCGCGCATACGAACCCAGCGAGCCGGTTCCCTTCATGTCGAGCGACAACGACGCGCTGAACGTTTCGCGTTCGCCGCCCAGACTGCCGCCCAGCTCCGTGAAAATGTCGAAGAAACTGGATATGCGCACCGAGGATTGCAGTTGATCTCCAGGGGCAAGCCCGTCAACGATGTCCATGGTTCCATTTTCGCCGAGGTAGGGGCAGGTCGCGGGCAACGCTCCCGTTCCATTTCCATTGTCGGCAACATCGCACGGCTCGCCGCTTGTCTGGTGTTGCGCGGGGACCGGCGTGACGCACGCGCCGCCGCCTTGCTGCATGCGGATGGTGGCGGTCGTCGAACCGGACATGCCGGCAAGAGGTCCGCCGGGCGCGCCGACAAAGTCAATTCGATAGGTGATATCGAAGAAGCTGTCCACGGCCCAACTGCCATCGGCTTGGCGCGTCAACGTGGTATGGCCGGGGCTGGGCAATCCGAAACCGGTGCCGGCGGTAACGCGCAGCAGGTCGAAGTCCGGATCGCCGGGAGGCAACTGGCCTTGGAACAGGAACATGGTGGTATCGAAGGTGAAAGGACCCGACGGAGTGCGTGGCGGGCTGTCAATCTGCGAGGTAATCTGCATCTGCAACGTGCGGCTGAAACCGGCAAGCGCGCCCGATCCCACGAGATCGAGTTGCAGCATCTCGGTGCAGACCGCGCTCTCGCCACCCAGGGAGCCGCCCGGATTCCGCGAGATCACGACAAGATCCTGCAAACTCGCGGCGCCCGAAAGCCTGGAGTCCGGCGGCAGTCCATCGGTGATGTCCATCGTGCCGCTGGGCGAGGTAAACGGACACGACGCCGGAAAATCGGCCATCCCCGTGCCGTTGTCCGCCTGCACGCATACCGGCGGAAAAACCGGGTCCGGGGCGCCTTGATGCAGTCGAATGGTTCCCGTTGTCGAACCGGACATGCCCGCGAGTCGGCCGCCGGGCGCGCCCACGAAATCTATCCGGTAGGTGATGTCGAAGAAACTGTCCACCGTCCAGGTCCCGGATGGCTGCCTGGTCAGTGTCGTGTGGCCGGGGCTGGGCATGCCGAATCCCGTGCCGGCGGTAACGCGCAGCAGGTCGAAATCCGGGTCGCCCGTTATTTGGCCTTGCAGGCTGAATAGATCGGTCGCGAGTTCTTCTTTTGAAACTCCCGGCGTGCGCGGCGACGTGTGGATTTCAAGCACGTGCGGCAACACGAGGACGCGCTTGAATGAGTCCAAGTCGCTTGTTCCTTGCATTTGCAGAGTCAGCGAGGCGCTGAACGTCTCGCGTTCTCCGCCCAGGCTGCCGCCCAGTTCCGTGAAAATGTCGAAGAAACTCCCTATCGTTGGCACGGATTTCAATTGGGCGCCGTTCGGCAGACCCTCCGTGATGTCCATCGTGTCGTTGTCCGCCAATAACGGGCAATTTGCGGGCAAACTAGCCACTCCGCTGGCGCCGGTAAACGTGGCGCACGTTTCGCCAACATAGATTGGGCTGCCTTGCCGGATGCGGATGGTACCCGTGGTCGAACCGGAATGGCCGGCCAGCGGGCCGCCGGGCGCGCCGACGAAATCTATGCGATAGGTAATATCGAAGAAACTGTCCACGGCCCAACGGCCCGACTCTGTGCGGCTGATCGTGGTGTGGCCTGGGCTGGGCAGGCCGAAATCGGTTCCCGCGGTGATCCGCAACAGGTCGAAGTCCGGGTCGCCGGTAATCTGGCCCTGAAGCCGGAACATGTCCGTATCGAAGGTCTGGACCGGATCGCAGGCCGTGCGCGGCGCAAGGTGCACCTCGAAAACATGCGGCAGCACGAATGTGCGCGCATACGAACCCAGCGAGCCGGTTCCCTTCATGTCGAGCGACAACGACGCGCTGAACGTTTCGCGTTCGCCGCCCAGACTGCCGCCCAGTTCCGTGAAAATGTCGAAGAAACTGGATATGCGCACCGAGGATTGCAGCCGATCTCCGGGGGCAAGCCCGTCAACGATGTCCATGGTTCCTTCTTCGTTGACATACGGGCAATCCGCGGGAAGGGCCGCCGTTCCGTCGCCGTTGTCCCGTGCATCGCACGTTTCCGCGTGGGCGGGCGGCGCCGCATACGGGGCCGAAAATGAAAAAGCGAATACGAAAACTGCGATGAACCAGCCTGTACGTTTCATGACACGTCTCCTTGCCTGAAATTGAACGACG contains these protein-coding regions:
- a CDS encoding CHRD domain-containing protein produces the protein MKRTGWFIAVFVFAFSFSAPYAAPPAHAETCDARDNGDGTAALPADCPYVNEEGTMDIVDGLAPGDRLQSSVRISSFFDIFTELGGSLGGERETFSASLSLDMKGTGSLGSYARTFVLPHVFEVHLAPRTACDPVQTFDTDMFRLQGQITGDPDFDLLRITAGTDFGLPSPGHTTISRTESGRWAVDSFFDITYRIDFVGAPGGPLAGHSGSTTGTIRIRQGSPIYVGETCATFTGASGVASLPANCPLLADNDTMDITEGLPNGAQLKSVPTIGSFFDIFTELGGSLGGERETFSASLTLQMQGTSDLDSFKRVLVLPHVLEIHTSPRTPGVSKEELATDLFSLQGQITGDPDFDLLRVTAGTGFGMPSPGHTTLTRQPSGTWTVDSFFDITYRIDFVGAPGGRLAGMSGSTTGTIRLHQGAPDPVFPPVCVQADNGTGMADFPASCPFTSPSGTMDITDGLPPDSRLSGAASLQDLVVISRNPGGSLGGESAVCTEMLQLDLVGSGALAGFSRTLQMQITSQIDSPPRTPSGPFTFDTTMFLFQGQLPPGDPDFDLLRVTAGTGFGLPSPGHTTLTRQADGSWAVDSFFDITYRIDFVGAPGGPLAGMSGSTTATIRMQQGGGACVTPVPAQHQTSGEPCDVADNGNGTGALPATCPYLGENGTMDIVDGLAPGDQLQSSVRISSFFDIFTELGGSLGGERETFSASLSLDMKGTGSLGSYARTFVLPHVFEVHLAPRTACDPVQTFDTDMFRLQGQITGDPDFDLLRITAGTDFGLPSPGHTTISRTESGRWAVDSFFDITYRIDFVGAPGGPLAGHSGSTTGTIRIRQGVPIYVGDTCTASTGATGTASLPADCPYTPENGATMNITEGLPDGTELCSSARLDSFFDIFTELGGSLDGEREIFRASLRLDMTGTGSLATFSRTLVLPHILEVHTSPRTPGVSNEELTTDLFRLQGQITGDPDFDLLRVTAGTGFGMPSPGHTTLTRQPSGTWTVDSFFDITYRIDFVGAPDGLLAGKSGSTTATIRMHQGTPAPVSPPACATPDDLNGSGTLPATCPAYGVGGSMKIEDGLPDGTQLNAQATMDSFFDIFTELGGSMGGERETFSASLQLDWSGTGTLETYKRTIVIPHVFEVHTGPRTPGNPVQSFDTTMFAMQGQLPPGDPDFDLLRVTAGNNFGLPSPGHTTLTRLPDGNWAVDSFFDIEYRIDFVGAPGGPLAGMSGSTTATIRIQQGGGVCVTEPVGEGEGEGEGEGEGEGEGEGEEITFLFPLNEGQEVPPSGSRATGCGTAVLSADRTTLTIDILHGVSSPSSAHIHRAAVGVAGPVVFGFTNAAHPIHQVFTLTAPDVADLLAGNLYANIHDTAHPGGAIRGQILSSSPQCDVRTDTLPAGCSPGGVHMVGDNLCLCVPGETGHSFQWYFNESPLLNETYRQLCLANVKISDSGTYRCVYDDGSKAPAEYVVELIVEPASLPVAGMFSIVFWAIAFACMAAFAFWRHRRPSCRR